A single genomic interval of Zingiber officinale cultivar Zhangliang chromosome 4A, Zo_v1.1, whole genome shotgun sequence harbors:
- the LOC121972366 gene encoding uncharacterized protein LOC121972366, producing MWIREHLYFNGFNKNYLNWIWHGEVAEKDRLNSSVNQEPTDNCHDDFETVNLCEAAYDNHTENPEAFMKFLEEAEKPLYKGCKRYTKLSALVKLYNTKERHGMSDALFSDLLADFGDMLPNNHNLPSSIYEAKKTLSCLALSHEKIHACSNDCILYRKQYKDCVSCPKCGLSRWKLTKKNVEKKGVPAKVVWYFPPIPRFKRMFKSLETSRNLTWHADSTRVVGQLRHLVDSPSWKLVDHMWPDFGSEARNIRLALAADGINPHSNLSSRYSCWPIMLATYNLPPDMCMKRKFIMLTMLISGPKQPGNDIDVYLEVLVDDLQLLWEGVDGVYDAYRREVFTLKAVLLWTINDFPAYGNLSGCTTHGYYACPICGEDTYAKHLQNGKKMSFAGHRRFLPRFHPYRRQIKEFNGMEELGEAGRPLFGIKLFDKLSDITCEFGKKTSGKTKDNVAARLDMVQMGIRPQLAPKIGEKRTYLPLAACSFTKNERLQVCRSLMDIKVPEGFSSNMKNLVCMDEMKLSSLKSHDSHVIMQHFLPIVIRNSLPKYVRYAVIRLCFFFKDIRCKIIDVAKLDKLQSDLIVTLCLLE from the exons ATGTGGATTCGGGAGCATCTTTACTTCAATGGTTtcaataaaaattatttgaattggattTGGCATGGCGAGGTTGCGGAGAAGGATAGATTAAATTCGAGTGTCAACCAAGAGCCAACTGATAATTGTCATGATGATTTTGAAACTGTTAATTTGTGTGAGGCAGCGTATGATAACCATACAGAAAATCCAGAAGCATTTATGAAGTTTTTGGAGGAAGCAGAGAAGCCACTGTATAAGGGATGCAAACGTTACACAAAGTTGAGTGCACTTGTAAAACTATACAATACCAAAGAAAGGCATGGGAtgagtgatgctctattttcagATCTACTAGCAGATTTTGGGGACATGCTGCCAAATAACCACAATCTGCCATCGTCAATTTATGAAGCAAAGAAGACGTTGAGTTGTTTGGCTTTGAGTCATGAAAAGATTCATGCTTGTTCTAATGATTGCATCCTTTATAGGAAACAATATAAAGACTGCGTAAGCTGCCCAAAATGTGGCTTATCAAGATGGAAGCTAACCAAGAAAAATGTTGAGAAGAAAGGTGTTCCTGCCAAAGTGGTTTGGTATTTCCCTCCCATACCAAGATTTAagcgcatgtttaaatctttagaaACTTCCAGAAATTTAACATGGCATGCAGATAGCACAAGAGTTGTTGGTCAGTTACGCCATCTAGTTGATTCACCGTCATGGAAATTGGTGGATCATATGTGGCCTGACTTTGGAAGTGAGGCAAGAAATATTCGCCTGGCACTTGCAGCCGATGGAATTAATCCTCACAGCAATCTTAGTAGTCGCTACAGCTGCTGGCCAATCATGCTGGCCACATATAATTTGCCTCCAGACATGTGCATGAAAAGGAAATTCATCATGCTAACGATGCTCATTTCAGGGCCGAAACAGCCTGGAAACGATATCGACGTCTACCTTGAGGTTCTGGTTGATGATTTGCAGCTATTGtgggaaggagttgatggagtTTATGATGCTTATCGAAGGGAGGTTTTCACTCTTAAAGCAGTTCTTTTATGGACCATCAACGACTTTCCTGCATATGGTAACCTTAGTGGATGTACTACACATGGTTATTACGCATGCCCAATATGTGGTGAGGATACTTATGCAAAGCACTTACAAAATGGGAAGAAAATGTCATTTGCTGGGCATAGACGATTCCTACCACGATTTCATCCATATCGGAGGCAAATAAAGGAGTTTAATGGCATGGAGGAACTTGGTGAAGCAGGTAGGCCATTATTTGGAATTAAGTTGTTTGACAAGCTTTCAGACATAACATGTGAGTTTGGAAAGAAAACAAGT GGAAAAACCAAGGACAATGTGGCAGCTAGGTTGGACATGGTTCAGATGGGAATTAGGCCTCAATTGGCTCCTAAAATTGGTGAGAAAAGAACATATCTACCTCTTGCAGCATGCTCATTCACAAAAAATGAGAGATTACAAGTATGTAGGTCATTAATGGATATAAAAGTTCCGGAAGGTTTCTCATCAAACATGAAGAATCTTGTCTGCATGGATGAGATGAAGCTAAGTAGCTTGAAATCACATGATTCTCATGTTATAATGCAGCACTTCCTGCCAATAGTCATACGTAATTCTCTGCCAAAATATGTTAGATATGCTGTCATAAGATTATGCTTCTTCTTCAAAGATATTCGTTGCAAGATTATCGATGTAGCCAAGTTAGATAAGCTGCAATCTGACTTGATCGTTACACTCTGCTTATTGGAGTAG